The following coding sequences lie in one Rutidosis leptorrhynchoides isolate AG116_Rl617_1_P2 chromosome 6, CSIRO_AGI_Rlap_v1, whole genome shotgun sequence genomic window:
- the LOC139856078 gene encoding small polypeptide DEVIL 14-like yields MVTTSSSTFKLLKQRSLVRCSKQIREQKVRLYIIWRCTKFLICSHD; encoded by the coding sequence ATGGTAACTACAAGTTCATCAACGTTCAAGTTGTTAAAACAGCGGTCGTTAGTGAGATGTTCGAAGCAAATTCGAGAACAGAAGGTGCGACTTTATATCATATGGAGGTGTACCAAGTTTCTTATTTGCTCACATGATTAA